The Bacteroidota bacterium genome includes a region encoding these proteins:
- the fabF gene encoding beta-ketoacyl-ACP synthase II, producing MNNRRVVVTGLGSVTPVGNNLHEYWDGLLSGRNGVELITKFDTTNFDTKFAAEVKNFDPGLYVDFKNLKRIDTFSVYALASATQAWDDAAFPEGSYDPERFGVIFGSGIGGLKSLENQFQVFYNDNSPKKLSPFFVTMMIADIAGGHISIKYGLKGPNYSTTSACATSSHAIADAFMLIQRGAADAMICGGAEAAATELGIGGFGAMRAISTWNDRYKEASRPFDKDRNGFVLGEGSGSVILEEYEHAKRRGAKIYAELAGIGLTGDAYHMTAPDPEGSGAVRAMEEALRDAGVPLEKIDYINAHGTSTPLNDKTETKAIKTVFGGHAYNLAISSIKSMTGHLLGAAGAIEAVATIMTIGNDIIPPTINLDEADPECDLYYVPKQAVKRKVDFAISNTFGFGGHNASLLFKKLEA from the coding sequence ATGAATAACAGAAGGGTAGTTGTTACCGGTCTGGGTTCGGTTACACCCGTCGGGAACAACCTTCATGAATATTGGGACGGGCTCCTCTCCGGCAGAAACGGAGTAGAACTGATCACAAAATTTGACACCACTAACTTCGACACAAAATTTGCTGCCGAAGTTAAGAACTTCGATCCCGGTCTTTATGTAGATTTCAAAAACCTCAAACGAATCGACACTTTTTCAGTGTATGCCCTCGCGTCTGCCACGCAGGCCTGGGATGACGCTGCATTTCCCGAGGGTTCGTATGATCCCGAACGGTTCGGAGTGATTTTTGGAAGTGGTATCGGCGGATTGAAATCACTTGAGAATCAGTTTCAGGTTTTCTACAACGACAATTCCCCAAAAAAGCTCTCCCCCTTCTTTGTTACCATGATGATAGCGGATATAGCCGGCGGACACATCTCCATTAAATATGGTTTGAAGGGTCCCAACTATTCCACTACATCTGCCTGTGCCACATCATCCCATGCAATTGCGGACGCCTTCATGCTCATTCAGCGCGGAGCTGCAGATGCGATGATTTGCGGGGGTGCTGAAGCTGCTGCCACAGAACTCGGAATTGGCGGATTTGGTGCCATGCGGGCAATCTCGACATGGAACGACCGCTACAAGGAAGCGAGCAGACCATTTGACAAAGACAGGAACGGATTTGTACTGGGTGAAGGCTCGGGGTCTGTTATTCTTGAAGAGTATGAACACGCAAAAAGACGCGGAGCAAAAATTTACGCCGAACTTGCGGGTATCGGTTTAACGGGCGATGCCTACCACATGACAGCTCCCGATCCTGAAGGAAGTGGTGCCGTCAGGGCAATGGAGGAAGCTTTGAGGGATGCAGGTGTTCCGCTTGAAAAAATTGACTACATAAATGCCCACGGAACTTCGACTCCATTGAACGACAAAACGGAAACCAAGGCAATAAAGACGGTCTTTGGAGGTCATGCCTACAATCTTGCGATATCATCCATTAAGTCGATGACCGGTCATCTCCTCGGAGCCGCCGGAGCAATAGAAGCTGTTGCCACAATCATGACGATAGGGAACGACATAATTCCGCCGACCATCAATCTTGATGAAGCTGATCCCGAATGCGATCTCTATTATGTTCCAAAACAGGCGGTAAAACGAAAAGTCGATTTTGCCATAAGCAATACATTCGGATTTGGCGGACATAACGCTTCACTTCTGTTTAAGAAACTTGAGGCATAA
- the rnc gene encoding ribonuclease III: MFGFVRDYFRRLEQKKLLKRKDFKKLEELIGKKITNPDKFIEALTHRSALDQNKFKVSNERLEFLGDAVLGMVTAETLFAMFPQTNEGTLTKMRSNLVNKNNLFEVAQVINLYQFLFIQEELVNSQSQGIKSILADAIEALIGVIYTEYGYQTAKDFISKFILEPGLTKGVHVTDENYKSQLLELIQKKKVELPRYYVVDETGPEHERIFTVRVSVGLQVLGEGKGRNKKSAEQVAAKMAMDRLSAGEVLSD, from the coding sequence TTGTTCGGTTTTGTTCGTGATTATTTCAGGCGTCTTGAACAGAAGAAACTGCTCAAGCGGAAAGATTTTAAAAAGCTTGAAGAACTTATCGGGAAGAAAATTACAAATCCCGACAAGTTTATCGAAGCCCTTACCCACCGGTCGGCTCTCGACCAGAACAAGTTCAAAGTTTCAAACGAAAGACTCGAATTTCTCGGTGATGCCGTTCTTGGAATGGTGACTGCCGAAACTCTTTTTGCTATGTTCCCGCAAACGAACGAGGGGACACTGACAAAAATGAGATCGAACCTCGTTAATAAAAACAACCTCTTCGAAGTGGCTCAGGTGATCAACCTTTACCAGTTCCTGTTTATTCAGGAGGAACTGGTTAACAGCCAGTCGCAGGGGATCAAATCGATACTTGCAGATGCCATCGAGGCATTGATCGGTGTCATTTATACTGAATACGGATATCAAACGGCGAAGGATTTTATTTCGAAGTTCATCCTTGAGCCGGGTCTTACCAAAGGTGTACATGTAACCGATGAGAATTATAAAAGCCAGCTCCTCGAACTGATCCAGAAAAAGAAGGTGGAGCTGCCCCGCTACTATGTGGTGGATGAGACGGGTCCCGAACATGAACGGATTTTTACCGTCCGTGTATCCGTTGGTCTTCAGGTTCTTGGAGAGGGAAAGGGACGCAACAAAAAATCCGCCGAACAGGTCGCTGCCAAAATGGCAATGGACCGCCTCAGCGCCGGAGAAGTTCTTTCAGATTAA
- a CDS encoding T9SS type A sorting domain-containing protein: MKSLFLKISLFTLLIIQISVLAQRGKADLSNLVKVRIPLTGLPPGTSQNYSQDSAFFPSDPRNIWQYWEATTDYQTTPYVKLNYVLSDTVMSGKVYQYYGMCRWIRYDHVERKLFGWANNSDQLIADFSIEKPGVPIYPTMSFYGNMGSYFYHNYPATIEVLGEPREVRAFWYEGYGSSGVVTDEEYAKGIGAYYLYFVSWGHGNIIRQDYRLRQAKIYDDTGVTLYYTPTDKPVISFTRPPSQIDTSVLKKSVKIRHPYNKKYTWNLMPKFYNFIDSAIIEGYYSNGVSLIPAPSQRLVFEPLADSSMINYQLNDSLLRAGYEFNYRFIAIDRSIIPQSDTLPKNGYFSVNYPAVGIKDNPVTEIGYELEQNYPNPFSTGDGSDGGLTAINYTLRQAGQVKGVVYDLLGSEVATLVDGEMPRGTHSLKFDGRGLSPGVYIFRITSGGLTKAIKMVLH, from the coding sequence ATGAAATCTCTTTTTCTAAAGATATCTCTATTTACATTACTTATAATCCAAATTTCAGTACTCGCTCAGCGCGGGAAGGCTGACCTCTCAAACCTTGTCAAAGTCAGAATTCCATTAACCGGCCTTCCTCCGGGAACCTCCCAAAATTATTCACAGGACAGCGCATTTTTCCCCTCTGATCCAAGAAACATATGGCAGTACTGGGAGGCTACAACAGATTATCAAACGACACCGTATGTGAAACTCAATTATGTACTTTCTGATACGGTGATGTCGGGAAAGGTGTATCAGTATTATGGAATGTGCAGATGGATTAGATACGATCATGTTGAACGAAAACTATTTGGTTGGGCCAATAATTCTGATCAATTAATTGCGGACTTTTCAATAGAGAAACCAGGTGTACCAATTTACCCGACCATGAGTTTTTATGGTAATATGGGTAGTTATTTTTATCACAATTATCCCGCCACCATCGAAGTGTTAGGAGAACCCAGAGAGGTTCGCGCCTTTTGGTATGAAGGTTACGGTTCGAGTGGAGTTGTAACAGATGAAGAATATGCGAAAGGAATTGGTGCTTATTATCTTTATTTTGTATCCTGGGGTCATGGAAATATTATTCGACAAGATTATCGTCTTAGACAAGCTAAAATATATGATGATACAGGAGTTACGCTCTATTATACCCCGACGGACAAACCGGTAATAAGTTTTACTCGCCCTCCTTCTCAAATCGATACTTCGGTTCTGAAAAAATCAGTAAAAATCCGGCATCCTTATAATAAAAAATACACCTGGAATCTGATGCCAAAATTTTACAATTTTATAGATTCAGCGATTATCGAGGGTTATTATTCAAATGGTGTCAGTTTAATCCCAGCCCCATCACAAAGATTAGTATTCGAACCTCTCGCAGACTCATCAATGATTAATTATCAGTTAAATGACTCTCTACTCCGGGCGGGTTATGAGTTTAATTACCGTTTCATTGCAATCGACAGAAGTATCATACCGCAGTCAGACACACTGCCAAAGAACGGTTATTTCTCCGTAAATTATCCGGCTGTTGGAATCAAGGACAACCCCGTGACGGAGATCGGGTATGAACTTGAACAAAACTATCCGAATCCATTTTCAACAGGAGATGGTTCTGATGGAGGGCTGACTGCTATCAACTATACACTCAGACAGGCCGGTCAGGTAAAAGGGGTGGTTTATGACCTCCTTGGAAGTGAAGTGGCAACCCTCGTTGACGGAGAAATGCCGCGAGGAACACACTCTCTCAAGTTCGACGGGAGAGGACTCTCCCCCGGCGTTTACATCTTTCGCATTACCTCCGGTGGTTTGACCAAGGCGATAAAGATGGTGCTTCATTAG